DNA from Nitrospira sp.:
CACGGCTGGAATCTTCACCTCCGGCACCGTGCCCTTGGCCCAATCGCCGAAGACCTCACGCAGCAGGGCCACCATGGCAACCTTGTCGAAATCGCCGGTCACGCCGAGAATGATGCCGTTCGGGTGAACCGTCTGTTGATGAAAGGCCACGAGGTCCTCTCGGGTGATCGAGCCGATCGAACGTATCGTGGTCTCCCGGGCGCTGGGGTGTTCGGCGCCATAGAGGAGCTTAGCGAACTCCCGCCCGACGATGGAGCCGGGGCTGTCTTGGCGGCGCCTGATACCTTCCAGCGCCTGCAACTTCGCCAGTTCGACCCGGCTCCGCTCAAACACCGGCCGGCGCAACAGATCGGCAAAGATCTGCAAGCCACGTTTCAGGTCCTTCTTCAGCACGTCGAGGGAGGCGGAGCCGGACTCCTTGGCGAACCCGATGGACACAGTCGCGGCCAACTGCTCGAGTTCCTCATCGATCTCTTCGGGGGACATCCGCGCCGACCCGCCCGTCCGCATCACGGCCCCGGTCATGCCGGCCAAGCCGACCTTGTCCGCCGGATCCAGCCAGCTGCCGGTCCTGAGCGTGGCATTGACCGTGACCAGCGGCAATTCATGATCCTCAAGCAGGTAGACGACCATGCCGTTCTCCAACACCAGCCGTTCCGCATCCGGCGGGTTGAACTCCACCGTCGGAAACCGCATGGTGCGGGGATTGTCCAGTGCGAGGTCCGCCGCCAGACCAGGCGCCACTTGCATGACCAGCAACAACAGCATGGTCAGCAGCGCGATTCCGTTCACCTTCTTCAGCATGCCTCTCTCCCTTCCCATGGTCGCCTTACCCCTCACCCCTAACCCCTCACGGCTTCCACAGGTCATGGCTGCACCTCACCCGCCGCCGCCATCTTTTTATCCGGAGCCTTCTTGACCAGGATCCCGACGGTTCGATTCGATTTGACCAGATACTGCGCCGCAACCCGTTGCACATCGGCCGGTGTGACGGCTGCGATCCGGTCTCGCGCATTCACCACATACCGCCAACTCCCGGCCACCGTCTGATAGAAGGCCAACTGCGAGGCGAGCCCGCTGTTGGAACGCAACGACCGCACCAGGTCCGCATCCAATCCGTTCAGGACCCGCTCGAACTCCTTCGCCGAAATCGGTTCGGTCTTCAACCGTTCGAGTTCCTCGTAGATCGCCGTTTCCACCTCCGCAGCTGTATGGGGCGCCAACGGCGTGGCGGCGATCACGAAGAGGTTCGGCGCGCGCACGCCGGGATAGTTCGTATCGGACAGCACCGAGGCGGCCAGCCGTTTGTCGCGCACGAGCTTGCTGTAGAGGCGCGAGGTCACGCCTTCGGTCAACACTTCGTCGATCACGTCGAACACGAAGTCGTCCGGGTGGCCGATGGTCGGCTTGTGATAGCCGATCGCCAACGCCGGTTCGGCATCGAATTCGATTTCGACACGCCGTTCGCCGCGCTGCGGCGGCTCTTCCGTCACCAACGCCGGGATCGGAGGCGCGGCGGGAATCTTCCCGAACGTCTGCTCGATCAGGGCGATGACTTCTTTCGGATCGATGTCGCCGACGATGGCCACCGTGGCGTTGTTCGGCCCGTAATAGGTCTTGAAGAAGGCCTCGGTCGCAGCCGGCGTGAGGGAGAGGATGTCGGAGCCCCAGCCGATGGTCGGCACGCCATACTGATGGGCTAGGAACGCAGTGGAGGTGAAGGTTTCGTACAGCAGGCCGTTCGGGCTGTCGTCGGTCCGCAGCCGCCGCTCCTCCATCACGACGCCCCGTTCCTTGTAAAACTCGCGCAGGACGGGATGCGCCATCCGGTCGGACTCCAGCACCGCCCAGAGCGGCAACCGGTTCGCCGGCAGACTGATCACGTATCTGGTGATGTCCTTGCCAGTCGAGGCGTTGAGCCCGACGCCGCCGTGGCGCTGATAGAGCAAGGCCATCTCATTCCCCACGACATATTCGCCCGCCTTGTCCTGCAGTTCCTTGAATCGTCGCTGCAGCTGTTGAACCGCCTCGGACGGAGCCGCCTGCTTTCCCTCCGTTTGTGCGCGGGCCGCTTCTTCGCGCTCGCGCTGGTCGAGTTCGGTTCCGACCTTGTCCAACTCGGCGAGCACCGCCTGTTCCTTTTCATAATCTTTCGTCCCGATCGTCCTCGTGCCCTTGAAGGCCATGTGTTCGTACAGGTGAGCCAATCCGGTCTGCCCGACCTGTTCGTTGACGCCGCCGACTCCGAACGTCATGTTGATGCTGACGATCGGGGCTTGATGCCGCTCCACCATCAAGACCGTCATGCCGTTGGCCAGTTTGTGTTCGATAACCCGGTCGGCCAGGCTGGGAGAACCCGCTTGGGCCGGCGCAGTCGCCGCCAGAACCGCGACAAGGATCAGGATCCCTGCCGTTCGCAGTCGTTCGATGCTGATCATAGAAAAAGCTCCATCAATTCTTCCGGCCGTTCAATGAACCAATCGGGCCGGCAGGCAGCCATCTTCCGGCGATTACCCATGCCGTACCCCACCGCGCAGACTCGGATGCCCGCATTGTGACCGCCGTTGATGTCGTTGGTACTGTCGCCGATCAACACCGTGCGGTCCTTCTCGACCCCGAGTCGTTCCATCACATGCTCCAACATACCCGGCTCCGGTTTTAACCCGAATCCGTTGTCGCCGCCGACCACGTAGGCGAAATGCCGAGCGCCGAGGCCGTTCAAAATCACGTTCGTGTACTCGATGGCCTTATTGGTGGCCACGGCCTTCGGCTTGGCGGAAAAATGTTCCAACACCTGTTCGATCCCCGGATAAAATTTGGTGCGATCGAGGCAATGGGCCAGGTAGTGGCCGCGGAACACCCGTAACGCTTCGTCGTACAAATCCCTGTTGCCCTCCCCGACCGCCAACCGCAGGAGTTTCTTGACGCCGTCGCCGACGAATCCGAAAATTTCCTCTTGCGACCGTTCCGGCACACCCAGCTCGCGCAACGTCAAATTGACGCTGTCGGCAATGTCCCATTTCGATTCGATCAACGTACCGTCGAGATCGAAGATGAGCAAATCGACATCGGCTTTCTTCGTCATTCTTTCGCCTTTCGCAATTCGGCCTGCAGGGCCGCCAACGACGCCTGTCTCGCACCGTCCTTCTCCTCCAACAGGGCCTGACGGACGACATTCAGCATCCGTTTCTGCCCCACATGGGGCGGGAGGATCGGCTCGATGATTTTCCATCGCGAATTCTTCACCTTGACACGCACGCGCACCTGTTCCGTTCCCGGTTCCGGCACAAAGCCGGCGGTATCCAGATACATGACGCCCAACACACGAAACTCCACCGGAACCAGGACCTCCAGGGGAGTCACGATTTCCCACTTGCGAAAATCGTCCGGCACCGTGAAGCCGTTGATGACGATCACCTTGCCCCAGGCCGGCTCCTCCTTCCAATCCACATAACCGGCCACCGACTCGAAGGAACTCGCATCGAGCCGCACCCCCTTGTTGTCGAGGGAGAAGTATTTCTCCACGACCTCCGCCGGCGAATGTGACACGGCATTGGTCTGTGCAAACCCGGTGGCAGCCGAGGCCGCCAGCCACAGGATCCCCGCCGCGACCTTCGTCATGAACAGGCGCCGTCCCCGCTCCATAGGTTACCCCACCTCGTGCAACTTCATGAGATTCGTCCCACCCGGCTCACCGATCCTGGTCCCGGACAAGATCACGATGCGTTGTCCGGCCTTCACGAGCCCTTCGGCTTTCAAGCGGCGCTCCGCCTCATCCACCCGTTCGTCGGTCGTCGGGATCTGCGGCATCGTGTGGGGAAGGACACCCCAATAGAGGGCCATCTGCCGACGAATCGGAACAAAGGGAGTAAAGGCGATGATCGGCGCGGCAGGACGTTGCTTGGACACCAACCTGGCGGTCATTCCCCGTTCGCTGAAGGCGACGATGGCTCCGGCGCCGGTCGCCGCTGCGGCAGATGAGGCCGACAGGCAGATGGCCTCCGGAAACGACACATGACCAGGATCCGCTTGTGTCCGCCTGATGAACCCCGGATCCGTCTCAACCTCGGCCGCGCGTACGATACGATCCATGACCAGCACCGCCTCGACGGGATAACGCCCGATCGCCGTCTCTGCAGAGAGCATGACGGCATCGGTGCCGTCGAACACGGCATTGGCCACATCCGACGCTTCCGCCCTGGTCGGTCTCATGTGCTGCGTCATCGACTCCAGCATCTGTGTCGCGGTGATCACCAGCCGCCGACGGCGATTCGCCATCGCTATGATGCGTTTCTGTAAGACCGGCACCGCTTCCGGTCCCAATTCCACCCCCAAGTCACCGCGCGCAACCATCACCCCATCCGCCTGCGTAAGGATCGCCTCCAGTTCCGTCACCGCTTCTTGCCGCTCGATCTTGGCGATGACCGGCACATCTCCGCCGCAATCGGCGATCAACTGCTTGGCGGCCAGAATGTCCTCCGCTCCACGGACAAACGAGAGGGCGATGTAGTCCACGCCCTGCGCGACACCGAACCGGACATCGTCGCGATCCTTGTCCGTCAGGGTCGGGGCGCTCACCGCCGTGTCGGGTAAATTCATCCCCTTATGAGACGTCAGACGCCCCCCCGCCGTCACCGTACATTCCACCGCCCCCTCGACGATCCGATCCGCCCGCAACTCCACCAGGCCGTCGTCGATGAGAATCCTGGCGCCCGGGCGAACGTCTCTGGTCAGGGCATGGTAGGTGACGGGAATCTCACACGGCGCGTCTCCGCCGATGACCGTCCTCGCGCCGAGCTGCCCGCCGGACCGCAAGGCCATCGTCCGCAACCGCACGACCTGGCCGGAAACCAGTTCCAGACCGCCTCCCGGAATCTCCCCGAGACGAATGCGCGGCCCCTGCAGGTCCTGAATCACCGCCACCGCCACTCCCCGCCGGTCGGCGGCCTCGCGGATGGCCTTGATCGCCCGGCCATGCGATTCATGTGTGCCGTGAGAAAAATTCAATCGCGCGGCATTCATACCGCTGCGGATGAGCTGCTCCAGCACGGCCGGGCTATCGCTTGCCGGACCGATGGTGCAGACGATTTTCGCTTTTCGCATAGTCCCGTTCTTCCATCTTGACAAGACAAGCCCCGCACACCATCTTGTTCTCTTTGAGAGGTGAGGCTTGGTGACCACTTCGTCCGATCGGCAATGGCGTCATTCTAACAAACACCTTCCCATGCAGCAAAAGAACATCCCCCTCCCGGCAGAAGAAAACGGCACCGATCCCATTAAAATTTTCTTACGAACCGGGGCCCAGCGAGGAATCCCATGAATTCATCCGGCGCACAGTCAACCGAGCAATTGGATTTTGTCACGATCGACCGATTGTTGGCTTATGGAGAAGCCCTTGCACGACGGTCATCGAGCGGGAGGTTTGTGTTGCCGCCTCCGCCTTCGCCCGCAGCAGACCGGCGGCGGCCGGCCGAGGAGGCGACCGGCCGAATCAAGGCCTTCATCCAGCGCCTGCAGGCCGGCCTGCCCAGCGCCGAGGCCTATCGCACCGCGCGCCATGAACTGGTCATGGACGCCTGCAGAGGCGATGGCTTGGTCTTCTATGCCGCCTGGAACTTCCTGTTGGCGCGCGGAGAACTGGCACCCTTGTATCGCGCCCCGATCGGGGCGGTGCAAAAACCGACCTATCGCCGTCCGGTCGCCATCGTGCCGCGGGCTCAACTGACTCCTCAGTTGGCTGAAGGCCGCATCGTGCTCGATCTCGGCGACGACCGCTTCTGGCTGCTGCCCCGCGACTTGGGCGACCGCACCTTGTTTTTCACCATGCGTCACGGCGTATCGGAAGTCGAGAGTAAAACCCATCGAGTCGGGCGGCGGCTCGCGAACGTGCTGGATCCCGAGCGTGGGGTTCCCAGAGCGGACGCGGTCGGAGCGGCCCTGGCCCGCATGGTCGGAGTGGTCGGCCAACAGTTGGGGTACCTGCACCTCCACAACTATTTGGATCCCCGCGCCTTCCTGCACCTCATCAGCCACAGCCCGAACACAGAACAGTTGTGCCGGCGGATCACGAAAGCGCTGATGCCGGACCGAGCCGATGCCGCCCATCCCCACGTCGAACCGACCTTGGAGTCGCAAGACTTCGGTTGGGTCACCGGCATGGAAAAACAGGCGGAGGTCGAGGCGGCGGCACAGGCCTTCGGGGTCGAGGAAAAGACCGCGAAGCGCCTCATCAAACATCCCTTCTACAGTTATCCCGGCGGGCACTCGTTTTTTGATCTCTATGTGGATGTGATCGACGGCCTGCACCGGCTGGGCCGCTCTCACCCCGGGCAGGTGCTCTGTCTCTATACCCATAGTTCGACCCTGCGCGCGCTTCGCATCTATCTCGATCCACGGCCGTTTCGTGAAGCCTTTTCCGAGTTCGGCGAATACAAAGAAGGGCAGGACAACGTCGTCCTCCTCACGCTGGAACAGGGCAAGCTCTCCGGCTATTCCACCGCGGTCGGCTTGATCGAAAGCGAACGGATCGCCCGCGAGGCCTGGGTTACGGTCGAACGGGAACGGAGCCAGCGCGTGACGCTCAAGCCGCGACGCATCAAACGGCTCATCGCGCTGGTGTCGGGCGGGGACTTCGGGGGCGGCGGCGCCGCCTTGAAAGAGCTGCGTGTCACCGGCAATCGGTTCGGACTCGACGTGCGGTTCGTCAGGCACGGATTTCTGGGCCTCGCCAACAATTGGATCGATGCCGTGACGGAAGAAGACACGCGCGGCATGAGCAGTCACGCCAGCAGCCCCATCGGCAGCAGCCGCTTCGAAGATTTCAAGGACGAGCAGGTGCAGCAAGCCGCCATGCGTTCCCTGGCCCCCTACCTTGAAGACTCCGCCCTCGTCGTCTTGGGAGGCGACGGCAGTTTGCGCGGCGCCCGCGCCATCCATGAGACCTTCGGCGTGCAGGTCGTCGGTATTCCCGGCACGATCGACAA
Protein-coding regions in this window:
- a CDS encoding 6-phosphofructokinase; translated protein: MNSSGAQSTEQLDFVTIDRLLAYGEALARRSSSGRFVLPPPPSPAADRRRPAEEATGRIKAFIQRLQAGLPSAEAYRTARHELVMDACRGDGLVFYAAWNFLLARGELAPLYRAPIGAVQKPTYRRPVAIVPRAQLTPQLAEGRIVLDLGDDRFWLLPRDLGDRTLFFTMRHGVSEVESKTHRVGRRLANVLDPERGVPRADAVGAALARMVGVVGQQLGYLHLHNYLDPRAFLHLISHSPNTEQLCRRITKALMPDRADAAHPHVEPTLESQDFGWVTGMEKQAEVEAAAQAFGVEEKTAKRLIKHPFYSYPGGHSFFDLYVDVIDGLHRLGRSHPGQVLCLYTHSSTLRALRIYLDPRPFREAFSEFGEYKEGQDNVVLLTLEQGKLSGYSTAVGLIESERIAREAWVTVERERSQRVTLKPRRIKRLIALVSGGDFGGGGAALKELRVTGNRFGLDVRFVRHGFLGLANNWIDAVTEEDTRGMSSHASSPIGSSRFEDFKDEQVQQAAMRSLAPYLEDSALVVLGGDGSLRGARAIHETFGVQVVGIPGTIDNNIAGTTSLGFHSAVTLANQSIESLKATSAAMGSVFFVEVMGAGSGHLALACAYQARAEGILVNEHPDPDAYIEEIILGTLKRTLGVPNKSHIFVVAERTPHRHHREGGVHGLVDYVANTIATWPQRREKVGQYSLASATKATILGHTLRGAPPTPEDKMIAQHLAYETVRRLVEQPESIVGCMVAYRDPHQLDTIPLHAVAPKPFDWELFSRMHGAELAIEPS
- a CDS encoding M16 family peptidase; this encodes MISIERLRTAGILILVAVLAATAPAQAGSPSLADRVIEHKLANGMTVLMVERHQAPIVSINMTFGVGGVNEQVGQTGLAHLYEHMAFKGTRTIGTKDYEKEQAVLAELDKVGTELDQREREEAARAQTEGKQAAPSEAVQQLQRRFKELQDKAGEYVVGNEMALLYQRHGGVGLNASTGKDITRYVISLPANRLPLWAVLESDRMAHPVLREFYKERGVVMEERRLRTDDSPNGLLYETFTSTAFLAHQYGVPTIGWGSDILSLTPAATEAFFKTYYGPNNATVAIVGDIDPKEVIALIEQTFGKIPAAPPIPALVTEEPPQRGERRVEIEFDAEPALAIGYHKPTIGHPDDFVFDVIDEVLTEGVTSRLYSKLVRDKRLAASVLSDTNYPGVRAPNLFVIAATPLAPHTAAEVETAIYEELERLKTEPISAKEFERVLNGLDADLVRSLRSNSGLASQLAFYQTVAGSWRYVVNARDRIAAVTPADVQRVAAQYLVKSNRTVGILVKKAPDKKMAAAGEVQP
- a CDS encoding zinc protease, which encodes MTCGSREGLGVRGKATMGRERGMLKKVNGIALLTMLLLLVMQVAPGLAADLALDNPRTMRFPTVEFNPPDAERLVLENGMVVYLLEDHELPLVTVNATLRTGSWLDPADKVGLAGMTGAVMRTGGSARMSPEEIDEELEQLAATVSIGFAKESGSASLDVLKKDLKRGLQIFADLLRRPVFERSRVELAKLQALEGIRRRQDSPGSIVGREFAKLLYGAEHPSARETTIRSIGSITREDLVAFHQQTVHPNGIILGVTGDFDKVAMVALLREVFGDWAKGTVPEVKIPAVPETDFKTGAVRFVNKDTSQTHLRVGHLTIKETDPDYVAVAIANDILGGSSFRSRLFNDVRTKRGLAYSVGSGLRASVYDEGVWLMRAETKLASTQEVVNRFVANMERMRNEPVTDAELAEAKEAYVNSFVFSFTSASSIVSRLMDLEYDGLPKDWLQQIRDKVVKLTKEDIQRAARAHFNPERLRILAVGSGEALSKVLASFGEVKEITLAPES
- a CDS encoding Pyruvate kinase → MRKAKIVCTIGPASDSPAVLEQLIRSGMNAARLNFSHGTHESHGRAIKAIREAADRRGVAVAVIQDLQGPRIRLGEIPGGGLELVSGQVVRLRTMALRSGGQLGARTVIGGDAPCEIPVTYHALTRDVRPGARILIDDGLVELRADRIVEGAVECTVTAGGRLTSHKGMNLPDTAVSAPTLTDKDRDDVRFGVAQGVDYIALSFVRGAEDILAAKQLIADCGGDVPVIAKIERQEAVTELEAILTQADGVMVARGDLGVELGPEAVPVLQKRIIAMANRRRRLVITATQMLESMTQHMRPTRAEASDVANAVFDGTDAVMLSAETAIGRYPVEAVLVMDRIVRAAEVETDPGFIRRTQADPGHVSFPEAICLSASSAAAATGAGAIVAFSERGMTARLVSKQRPAAPIIAFTPFVPIRRQMALYWGVLPHTMPQIPTTDERVDEAERRLKAEGLVKAGQRIVILSGTRIGEPGGTNLMKLHEVG
- a CDS encoding Phosphoglycolate phosphatase — translated: MTKKADVDLLIFDLDGTLIESKWDIADSVNLTLRELGVPERSQEEIFGFVGDGVKKLLRLAVGEGNRDLYDEALRVFRGHYLAHCLDRTKFYPGIEQVLEHFSAKPKAVATNKAIEYTNVILNGLGARHFAYVVGGDNGFGLKPEPGMLEHVMERLGVEKDRTVLIGDSTNDINGGHNAGIRVCAVGYGMGNRRKMAACRPDWFIERPEELMELFL